A region of the Harpia harpyja isolate bHarHar1 chromosome 14, bHarHar1 primary haplotype, whole genome shotgun sequence genome:
TGCATCTTTCTGTTCAGCTTTTCCCAGAAGCTGTTGCAAAAGCTTCTGTCAGCAGGGTCAGGGCAGTCAGGCTCAGCCTGAAAGAGATTATATAAATTCAAGCTCCTGGCTTCCTGCCCTCACCTAGGCTGCAAGCTCTGAGCACTGACCCGAGCAGAGCCTGTGAGCATCTCTCTGTCAGGATAAACAGATTAGGTCCAGGCCACTATCCAGCTCTCATGAGATCAGTCTCATTTAAAAAGGTGTTAATTCCTCTGACACACATTTCATGCAGCACGAACCGAGATTGGACGAAGAGCTGCTGTAAGCTGGCCAGATCTGCAGGTCAGCATGGGGAGGAAGGATATCTGTCAGCTCAGTCCGTGCTAGTGCTGGGGATTAGCTGAGCAGGCCAGCGTGCTCGCCCTGTGGGGTGTGCGGTGCTGCATCGGGCTGCCCTCTCACTGCGGGACTGCAGTCCCCTGGGGCACTCGCTGCTGGTAACTCTGCCCCCAGTCTGAGCGCCCGTCACACAGGACTTACCTGTGTCCAGGGGCCCTGAGATGCTCTTCAGGATGATTCCTGTCCTAGGGATTAACAGCATTCAGGCTGGCTTTAAAGTGGCAGCTGAGCTTCTGCCTTGAGTTTGGCGCTTATCTTTAATTAATTCTTTGGCTCTAGTATTTAATCTAACAGGACTAACTTAGAACATGAAcagcaggaaggatttttttttcattaaaatttggcATGAACCTGGAGAATTTGGAGATTCTGCTGTCTAAaagtggaagtaaaaaaaaaccttcatgaTTCCTTTTGCCCCTTTGTATCATGATTCTCTTAAAACAAATGATTGAATGCTAATGAAGCAAGGAGAAACTATAGCTGCCTTCAGTCTTCTAGCTCAACTCTAGCCTGCAACACTGCCTGCTGCTCTATTCTGGTCTAATTTCCAAAATCATTAGCTTGTTAACTGAGGCATACTGAAGGTAGACAGCTCTGACAACCTTGCTGCTGGAGCCTTTTTCTTCATTCAAATGTAAAAGCAGGCTTCTGTCTTCTTCCGTGTATGGCTAGAGTTTAAAGAATAATCTGATGGTAAGACTGGAGATTCAGAAATGAGAAGGTTCCTCAGTCTTTCCAAAATCCTTGCTCCCTTTGATTCCCCGACAGTTCCCTCTTGTGTCTAACCGGAAGATGTTGAAGAGATCTCACGCTCTGCTTCTACACACTTTCAGAGAAAGTGGGGAAAAGACCACAGTTGCTAGAAATtcctcatttaaataaaaaaaaaaaaaagaaaaggcactttgaaaataaaagcttctaTCAAAAATGTAATTCAGGATGCAATGTCAATATTAGAACTTCTAAAGTAAAACACCTAGTCTCCTGTACACAGAGAAAGAGACTTAAGTAATGATCCCTTCCCaataaaaaaacacaaacattCTGAACTTAAACCACTGTTCAAATGAGAAATTTTGTTTCACACAGAGGTGTTGCACTAGGAATAGTGAAACAAAGTTTGTATTTCAGACTTCTGTATTTCTAAGACCTCTGCCTCTGGAAGTTGGTTTTGGAGGTCCAGTGCTGGCAGTTTTTCCACATTTTGCACCCTTGCTGCCCTGAAACCGCCTCTGTGCTGCCCAAATGAAATGCAACtgcagcagaaagaaggaaacCCTGCAGAGATCCCAATTTCAGTAGGTTAAGTTAGGAACTGCTGAGCAATAGTTGgcaacctttttcttttgtagAGTGTTCTTTACCATGGCCTCTAAGTGCTGACGCTACAGGCATTGGCAAGAAGGAACAAGGACCCTTGAGGAAAGATAAATTGCTTTGGGATCATCTTTTGTGTTACAACCTAATTACAGAAATGTGTCTGGTACAGACAGTGCTGCACACACTGCAGAGAGAAGGACTTTGTTGGTGATCAGTGGGAACTAGGCACCCAGCTGTCCTGAGGGTACTAAAGTGCTGCAGTACTATTAACACAAACGCTGAGCTTGCAGTCCTGATATGCCTTGGTGGGTTCAAATCCTTTTTCAGAGTCATCCTGGGGAAGTCACTTCATCTTTTCGGCCAAGATCCTCAAGGCACTTATGTTTCTCATTCTATTCATAAAttactccttttctccagactccCTTTTCTTTAGGTATGAATTTATCAGGGTAAGGAGTGTCTCCTACAAGATACACAGGACCTGGGACACTGGCTGCTTGATTTTGAGTGCTGTGCCGTTATAATATCAGTAGTTTCTTTATCATTATCTTTTCTAAGGAGCTGTCTCTGTTCTAGCAGTGTTGAGTGGAACAGACATGTACCTGGGGCAGAAGTTTTGCCCTTAACTCAATGGCATTATTATAGTAAAGGGTCTAAGAAATAACAACCTTTTGGAGAGACTGTAGCCCATCTTCACATCGTCCCTGTTGTATTAGACTTGCTTAAGTACATATGGTCACACTCCCATCTAGTGGCTGCCGCATACAGAGACAGTAACTCAAACTCTGCATAGCTGAGATCAGAGGGGAAGTTGTCTTTCAGAGAAGATCCAAACTGCCCTTCCAGTCCCGTTTATTCCGTATTCACGAGTCGTGGTAATAACAGCTTCTTTAGCAAGGCCAGTGGCTTAAAACTGCATTGAAACCCCCCAGCAGTGTATTCTGGGCTGAACTGGCTGGGGCAGCACTGGAGCACTCTCCTTAGCCTGAGCCAGCAACCTCAGGCCCCCACAACTACTGCGGAGGTCCCAGGGTTTCACCCGGGCACCAGCCTGGACCTGAAAGCCAAGCGTGTGCTGGCCTGGGGTGGGCAGATGCTGCACAAAGACGTTTAGAGGTGCAGGAAGGATGAGATGGCGCTGGAGGGTCTCTGAGGGGCAGCAGTCCCTCAGGTCTGGCACTTTCTGATGCTAAATGAAATAGCATGTCCTCTTGCAAGTTTTTGGTGCCACTGATACCACCTTTTCAGGGGATGGGAGGCAAGGGGAGTAGAGCAAACCCTGATGCGTCTGGCTCTTGTTAGGCTACTGTTAGTAACACGATGGGTGCCTTCACTAAAATCTATCAGAGCGGACACTTCTCTGTCTTGCTGTCTTTATCAAGCCTCCTTTGTTCCCTCGATCGCTTTGGGCAGCTGCGATTTTGATCTGGAGAGTCCTTTTTGTAACCTCTGTGATAGACAGGAGAGGTGTTGATCTGCTTAGCTTCAATCTCTCTTTGAATGGAAGACAGATAATCTCTTTAGAACAAGTAGGGCAGTGGAGGGGCAGGGCATGTGCTGAGCTAGGAAGGAATatctaaaaaagtattttttttaacatgcttcaCCATTTCTTGGAAAATGAACCTCCACATACTGATTGTATTAAAGTTGATACAAAGCAGCGCATTAAATGTTTGTGCACAAAGACCCTGGGTCTGTCtggagatgtggcgtctctgcaCTCTGGGCAGTTTAAAAGAATGTGTCTCTTCTTAGTCCTGAGCTGATCAGCCCTTGACCATGGGGATTTGGCCCATTGCCTGCAAAGTACTGTGGGTACAGCTTACCACGACAGTGGTAATACCACAGTGTTGCAGGTGGACTTTTAGAGGTGTTCAGTGTTGGTCTAAATCAAGTGCAGATTGGCTTAACTATCATAACTAGAATATGCTGTGTGTTTTAGACCTCAGCTGGGATTTTAACCACTGTCAAAATGATAATTCTTCAAGgttttaacttctttttcctcttcttcaggtTTATGCCTTGTGAGGGGCTGTGTGCACAGCTGGGGGGGGTGTATAGGTAATGAGTTCTTCCTGTGTTCATTTTCCCATTATAAATGAGGCTGATTGATAGATTGAGCAGCTCTTTCTCGAAAACATAGTCAGCATTGAATGCTGCTGTTTCAAGGCTGGAGCGAGGTCTGAGCTAAGAAGAAGGAAGGTGTGACATGCTATGAGACAGAGTAAGCCTGCAACTCATGTTTGCTGCCCCTGCTATCAGAAAGACAGCAGAAGATAGGGGACTGCAGTGACCGCCACCGTTTGCAGGGACccctgcaacagcagctgctccATGTGCCTTCGTCCTCCctcaagcagcagctgccaccacaGCAGTAACCAGTTTGGCACAGGCAAAGTAGATATGGCAGGCCATAACGTGAGGTGTTTGTCCTTGCTAGCCATGCAATCAGAAGGGGTACAAGCCACTGTTGCAGAGCTCCCCCCATCTAACATTATCTGTGGTACTCAGAGCTGCATTTCAAGGATGAGCTGCTGATCCCCAACACCCTGACATGGAAAGGCTGTATTCCCAGTTAAACTGCTCTGCGCTCAGGGCTGCAAACCCAAGTCCCTCAGACATGGAGCATTCACTCACCTTCTGCCAGGGGGTCCAGGGTGTGGATCATGAGTTGGAAGATGGTGCTGCGCATTTGAGAGTTGTGTAgggaggctgagctgctgcctcGCTGTAAGGCTGATACAGGCTATGGAAAGGTACAATGCAGCAGTCAATAGCAGTTTCCTCCTCAAAACATCTCCAACATTGGTTCGCCTCTGCCCTGGGGATGCATTTATATGGAGACTGATCTCCCCAACCCAAGGAGCAGCCTCAGTATGGATTTTAAACAGCCTCTGCATTCAAGGTCACAGGGTGGCTGTCAGTACTGACTGTTCACAGCAAGAGACATGGTCTTGAGATAGCAGGGCAACCTGTCCTTAGATAAATGCAATGGGCTCACATGAACTCAGCATCAATACAATGGTATTATAAATTATAATAATCAAAGCATGCAGGACTTTTAGTCATAAACTTGATAATAACTGTGTAGATTTATATGCTGTTACAAGGTAATGCTACACTCATGTCAAGTGTCCTGGCTTAAACCTGATAGCTCTGGTGCTCTGTTCTTATAGTCAACAGCTGAGTCCTAATGAGCTTTTGACTGAACATTGGTTAGAACAGGTGGGTTAAGTGCACAGAGGAACAAGCAGCATCCATATGAGGAAGATAACACCTGTTATGTTATCTGTGTATGCAGCCACTACATCAGCTAGGCCTCTCTGTGTAATGGTTGCATGGGGAGGACAAAGGGTCAGCAATttaaacagcagcagaggaatgAGCTCTTCGGTGTTTGCTATGGGCAAGGACAGACCCTACCAACCTCTGCTTTAGGAGCCCAGGAGGAAAATTGACCATGAAACGAGGTAAGAAAAGTCATGGTCTGAATTTCTTCTATGCCTGTTTAAGGCATAGAATGAATAGCACTCTGCTAGTCAAATCCACTTGGGAAGCCTGAGCTGTCtcttaatttttataaaaattcCTTTGAGGACACAACTCAGCCAGGTGTCCTCTTAAGTAAGCTGTGGATATTGTGCCAAGCATGGCTGGTTCTTTGCACAAAGTAGGTTTTGGTCCAGGTTTCCTGACACAGAAGTTGACACCTTATTCACAACATGACATGGGGAGGGGTTCAAAATACGACGACTTTAGATCCCTGTAAAGTTGCTTAGACCTACCTGCAGCTTTCTCCCATCTGTTGGCTTCTTTGTTCCATCATCTGCAACtgccccactgcttttctgcatgcaagcaaaaccaaaaataattaaacaccACTACCACTTCACCTGGTTTTTCAGGATGATAGCTCTTCAGGCTACTGTCTGTGAGAAAGCTAATACAAATGACTATGCATGGATGCTACTGAAAGATCTGAAGCCATGTGCTCTCCATAAAACTGTGTGGCCTCCAAGAGAAACAGGATTCTACCTACAGCTCCTCAGTGAGGATGCAGGTTCCTGGAGGTGGACTCAAATGGCCTTTACCATCTGATTCCTGCAGATATAGACAGCCCCAGACTTCATCTCCAAGCATCTGTATCCTTACCTATTTTCCAGCAGAGGCAGAGTGAAGGTGTAAAGgggtgtttttttccagtgatcaGCATTACTTTCCATAtaggtaatttatttttcctaacgGTTAGGTCCAGCAGCTCTCTGTCATCCTACTATACACTAGTGAGAGTTCTCTGTAAAATtaaagtgtgtttgtttttttttttccttcagtctgaAGGGTTGGATTCAATTTGTGATGATTAGTGATGTCCACAGTGTTGTATGAGTATAGCTGCAGTATCTTGCACATGGATCCCACTGACATGTAACACATGAGCTTTCAGGACTCCCAGCCACGAGTGCTGGCTGAAAGACAGAccgggaggaggaaagaaaagcactttCTTGATTCTGCACCACCTCAACTATCCTCacccctcttcctttctttccttaaatTATGTGGAGTGCTGAAATCAGAAGGGGCAAAGCATGCTTGAGTGCCAGTGACACACATCTGACTAACAAAGCATGCCAAAGCCAGAGGACAATTTGAAATCTAGTGGTTTCTGCTCGACAGTTGGCAGTAGCACAGgtcaagaggaaaaagaggcagtaGGAGAGTTGGGGAGGGACAGAGAAGGAACAAGTGGGCAGGCACATTTGGGAAGACAAAGCCGCAAGTGTTCTGGAGGCCATGTCCTGGCCAGATCTGCTAGTCTGAAATGGTAAttggctctggggacaccttcaGATACTGCCTTTGTGTAAGCAGTCAACTCCTCCTTCAAAAGACGAGTGTAGGGTCCTAGTCTCAAATCTGGAGTGTGTAGTTACAGCCACAAAACTCCCTGTCTGAGCACCAGCAGCATACAGAATCATCTCTGAGCGCACAGAGCTGTGGTCGGTGCATGGAAATGGAATTTGGGCATTTCGATCTTGTTGCCACATGCTGACTGGGAGTGGTGGCAATGGCTGACAGATCCCTTTCTGTGCTGCATATCAGGTAACAGGTGATACCACCAGTGTCTCAGCAACACACCTAgcttcagaaagggaaaagagaatttCCTCCAACACCTCTCATCTGCAAGAGGCTTGGACAGTGCCTCTTAcagaagcctttttttcccctgtttaacACAAAGTTGTCCAATCTTATTCGCAGACTAAGAATGTGTTCCTGTGGCTTTTTTGAAACTCCTTTACAACAACCAAGTAAGCAAAATCCCATGCATGTCTTTCAAAGTAGGTAAACAACTGCAGCTGGTATCTTTAGTAATTGGAAGGGTAGAACTCCCTTTTTGTGGTGTTCTCTAATTTCTTAGAATCTCTACTATCAAGATTGCATTTCCCATATTTTATAACCTGTATTCTGAGGTTTTGTTTGACTATGCAATTTGAGAAGGAGATGCCATTTTTCTCTGTGGTTTACACTAGAATGAATTATTTCCAACTTGCCCTCTGAACAATAAGGACACCAACCTTCCGTGTATGCTCTGCTGATGCTGCCTGCACAGCATTTAGCTTCTTGTTCAGCTCCTGCTTCACCCATTGTTCTAGGTACACGTTCTGTTTCATAGTGAATACGTATGTGGCATAGGCAGTCAGTAAAAGGAGGCTTTCCCACCAATCAATGACACTGTCTAGGAAAAACAGGATGAGCATCAGTAAGTCTACAATGTAGAATGAGATGTCTCTAAATAAGGGCCACCATGTCAGGTGGAGTATCTCCCTTGAGAAGAGGGCACAGGTGCCAATGACAAAGAGGATATTAAACACTGCTGAGCCCACAATGGTACCGATGCCCACATTGCTGTGTGAGATGAAGACACCTATGAGGGAGGTGAAGAGTTCTGGTGCTGATCCACCTGCTGCCATGAAGGTGGCTCCAGCCACATCTTCAGAGATCTGCAACTTCTCTGTGATCACTCCCAAAGCAGGGACAAAATACTCATCACACACTATGGCCAAGGCCACAAATACATATACCATGCCAAAGATGTGAAGTACAACCCACCCTTGCCTGCGTTCTTCCACACTGAATAGGTCCTGGGGATATTCTCCTTTGGACTCATATGGTGGCTTTTCATCTGGGTAGctttcactgacattttcttGCTGTGGTGGTGTATTCACTGATGTAGTGATGGGCACAGTTGGCTCAGGATCCACATAAACACAGTGCCTTATTTTGGGTGCTGCTGTGACATTGCCTGTTATGGCAGTCTTATTGCTGGAGAGGTCCCTGGAGGTCACTTTGATAGGGTCCATGAGTTGGGGTGCTGTGTGTGGTGCTGGAAGGGCAGAGGGGCTGAACTGGAGCTGATAAAGAGAGAGGACCAACACTATGGCAAGCAAGAAAAAGATTCGGTTCCGTTGTAGCCGCCTTCTCCGTGGTAAATGCATTTCCTAAAGGTTCCAAAATCAGAGCCGTGTCCAGAAGCCACTGAAGACTTCTCTTGATCAGCAATTTGCACTTATGTTCACCATTGGAGTTTCTAGCTGATCTTAAGCATCAGGAGTGAAACTGCATGACACAAAGTGTAGaagcctgcaaaagaaaatctaGTGTAAAAAATAAAGTACTGCAACTTTCCACCATTTGGGTAACATTACTTCACTGACcgctttttctatttttcaataaaaagaaatggatttaAATGAGTAAAGGCAGATCTAGATTCAggtttcagtctttttttttatgaCAGTAGGCTATGCTGattaataataaaaggtttggcTTAATAGAGAGGAGTTGGCCATGATAGTCCAATCTGAGCTGAATTCTGATTCCACCTAATGGCCACATCCAGGAGCTATTAAGGCTTGTGTTTTCACTTGAGTCCAGTTGTTATTCTGTAATATTAACAATTGGGTCAATGTTCTGCAGGAGGAGAGGATATGGCTTCTGTCAAGGAACCGACTTTAAATTGCTAGAAAAGATGACACCCTGAAGACATGATCATGCTGTTAAAACCTCCCTCCTAACAGACCAGTTATTCACCTAAGTAACCTCAACAGGAGAATGAAAACTGCTTGATAGTTCCCAGCCATGCTGCTTCGTGGCTCTCCAGCCTTGCATTTTCCCAGAATACAAACCAAGCAATGGTgagcttttctctttcagtttgagGAGAGCATGAGGAAGACTTCGTCTTAGTAAAACTGAGGGTGCTGAGCATCCATTCGTTTCTATGACTACATCTTTTCAAGCCTTTCTGCAGAAATCAGAACTGGCAAAGTGGAATTGTAATCATACCTTTTATTAGGGGATAATTAGCATATCTTGCATGATTATTTGAACAGCATttagaaagggagagaaattgtAAATGCCAGAGTGACAGAGCCTGCAACTGTGACAGTATGGAGACAGTGATTTGGGGCTGGACAGGATTTAGCCTTCAGCACTGCTTGAATGTTTTACCTCAGAATATCTCTTCTCAtggattccccccccctccccgccccaagTGCGAATATTATGTTATTCTTGAGCTGGATGTGAATCATAGTTTTGTAAGCCATTCTCAGATAAGCTCTTCATGCAAGTTAGCACACACTTACCCTCTTGCATAACACCCAGTGAAGTAATCAGCCTAAATTTCTTGCAAGACAGGCAttattatcttcttttaaatAGTTGGGAGGATCACTAAGGCAACAGTAATAGAGGGTCATGGGAGTACCTAGATAAATAGATGATATAAGCTTTGCTTTTCATATGTAAAAAAACCATACACATGCATATGGCAGAACTGTGTAATATGTATAACAAATTGCACGTTATTAGAAAATAACCCTTCCTAACAAAGATAAAAGAGTAAAAAGAATGACACACAACAGAGGATATATGCACACACTCCATTTAAACGCTGTTTTTActtctcccctccaaaatgaGCTGCTTAAAAGACCTTTTGCAAGCAGAAACATATCCAAAGCTAGGATCCATTGTAAGAGCTCTCCAGGCTTTCACAATACCTGACCATCAGCCTCAGCAAAGAACAGTTGCTCTAGTCTTGTAAGTTTAGCAGTTCTCTTACTCCTGATTAACTCCTCACTGGTTGGACTGTCTCAGTTATGAGAGACCTGAAGCAATCAAACAAACCTCCACAGCTTACCTTCCAAAGATGCTATCCGAGAGGAAGAGGAGTACCAAGGGTTGAATGTAGTGCTGGAAGCTTCTTTGATACTTAACAGCCAGATGGGAGATGCTGTTGCAGAGAGAGGCAGATGAAAATGATCCCATTTTCACGATGCCTCTGCTGGTGGAGTTCTAATACAAGAGAGGGTCAGGTGTGAAGGACATATTACTGGCGGAATAGCCAATCCAGTTTAATACCTGCAATCCCTAAGAAGATTAAATAGTATTGTATAGATTTGGGTCTATCACCGAAGCCAATATCTTTGTCTGCTACTACAGGTTATTCTGAGTATGAGGGCAGGCAATTATCTCCATTACAAACTGCCAGATGAAAGCACCAACTGTGAGACACGTATCATTCTCATGGCAGCTATGGAAGAAAGCAGCCAGGGTAAATCACACTGCTCCTCTGCATGGAGCAGTGGTCACTTAAACAAGACAACTTGCATGTAGCTTCATTGTGAAGCATCTCATATGGGTGACAGGCcagagaagcagctctgctggcctTTGCCACAATATGAGTCTACTTTGCAGTGCCAGAGGGAGGTTGAAAACTTGCTGTCTTCTGGAAAAATCCCTCAGCTCCTGCACCACGACAATGGAGGCAGAGGAACCTGCAGGGCCCTGTGGGCAGGCAGTCCCTCGCTGGCAGACCAACCCGAGGATGGTGTCAGTAACTCTTGTACCAAGTGGCACCGATATGGTGCAGCTCCACAAAGGAAGAAATAACAATGTTCCTGGTTGGAGATTTAATGGTCGTAAAAATCCAGTAAGCAGATttatccctggaagtgtccaaggccaggtgggatggggctttgagcaacctggtctagtggaaggtgtccctgcccatggcaggggggttggaaccagatgatctttaagatccgttccaacccaaaccgttctatgattctatgaaaactgtGATTTGATGATTTTAAAGCAAACTGCTGTCTGAATGGACAGTTTTGCAGGGGTATATCCAAGCTTTGCAATGGAGTTTACTGAACTCCCCCATCCCTACTGCCCCATGTGCAGACCAGGGAGAAGGAGGCCCACTAGCCGATTGGGACGCTTTTTCATAAACTCTTCTCTGTGTatagcagtcttttttttttaccgtGGCAGTACTTTTCCGCAGTACTGCCATCTAACTGAACTGCTTTCCCTAATGTATGCAGTATCACCCACTTCTCCTGCT
Encoded here:
- the SLC24A1 gene encoding sodium/potassium/calcium exchanger 1 isoform X1, with the translated sequence MHLPRRRRLQRNRIFFLLAIVLVLSLYQLQFSPSALPAPHTAPQLMDPIKVTSRDLSSNKTAITGNVTAAPKIRHCVYVDPEPTVPITTSVNTPPQQENVSESYPDEKPPYESKGEYPQDLFSVEERRQGWVVLHIFGMVYVFVALAIVCDEYFVPALGVITEKLQISEDVAGATFMAAGGSAPELFTSLIGVFISHSNVGIGTIVGSAVFNILFVIGTCALFSREILHLTWWPLFRDISFYIVDLLMLILFFLDSVIDWWESLLLLTAYATYVFTMKQNVYLEQWVKQELNKKLNAVQAASAEHTRKKSSGAVADDGTKKPTDGRKLQPVSALQRGSSSASLHNSQMRSTIFQLMIHTLDPLAEAKFKDRVDILSNIAKAKVETLAGRGSKPEAEEEKKATSTVQVTPASDSEPSKDKQKADVPQDGQPSSDSDTSEDSSSESEEDSDDNSTENDENDEPLSLEWPETRKKQAIYLFLFPIVFPLWSTMPDVRNPDSKKFFVFTFFGSIMWIAVFSYLMVWWAHQVGETIGISEEIMGLTILAAGTSIPDLITSVIVARKGLGDMAVSSSVGSNIFDITVGLPVPWFLYSVFNGLSPVAVSSNGLFCAIVLLFLMLLFVIISIAVCKWKMNKLLGFTMFALYFVFLIISVMLEDKIISCPVSV
- the SLC24A1 gene encoding sodium/potassium/calcium exchanger 1 isoform X3; this translates as MHLPRRRRLQRNRIFFLLAIVLVLSLYQLQFSPSALPAPHTAPQLMDPIKVTSRDLSSNKTAITGNVTAAPKIRHCVYVDPEPTVPITTSVNTPPQQENVSESYPDEKPPYESKGEYPQDLFSVEERRQGWVVLHIFGMVYVFVALAIVCDEYFVPALGVITEKLQISEDVAGATFMAAGGSAPELFTSLIGVFISHSNVGIGTIVGSAVFNILFVIGTCALFSREILHLTWWPLFRDISFYIVDLLMLILFFLDSVIDWWESLLLLTAYATYVFTMKQNVYLEQWVKQELNKKLNAVQAASAEHTRKKSSGAVADDGTKKPTDGRKLQPVSALQRGSSSASLHNSQMRSTIFQLMIHTLDPLAEAKFKDRVDILSNIAKAKVETLAGRGSKPEAEEEKKATSTVQVTPASDSEPSKDKQKADVPQDGQDSKKFFVFTFFGSIMWIAVFSYLMVWWAHQVGETIGISEEIMGLTILAAGTSIPDLITSVIVARKGLGDMAVSSSVGSNIFDITVGLPVPWFLYSVFNGLSPVAVSSNGLFCAIVLLFLMLLFVIISIAVCKWKMNKLLGFTMFALYFVFLIISVMLEDKIISCPVSV
- the SLC24A1 gene encoding sodium/potassium/calcium exchanger 1 isoform X4 yields the protein MHLPRRRRLQRNRIFFLLAIVLVLSLYQLQFSPSALPAPHTAPQLMDPIKVTSRDLSSNKTAITGNVTAAPKIRHCVYVDPEPTVPITTSVNTPPQQENVSESYPDEKPPYESKGEYPQDLFSVEERRQGWVVLHIFGMVYVFVALAIVCDEYFVPALGVITEKLQISEDVAGATFMAAGGSAPELFTSLIGVFISHSNVGIGTIVGSAVFNILFVIGTCALFSREILHLTWWPLFRDISFYIVDLLMLILFFLDSVIDWWESLLLLTAYATYVFTMKQNVYLEQWVKQELNKKLNAVQAASAEHTRKKSSGAVADDGTKKPTDGRKLQPVSALQRGSSSASLHNSQMRSTIFQLMIHTLDPLAEAKFKDRVDILSNIAKAKVETLAGRGSKPEEEEKKATSTVQVTPASDSEPSKDKQKADVPQDGQDSKKFFVFTFFGSIMWIAVFSYLMVWWAHQVGETIGISEEIMGLTILAAGTSIPDLITSVIVARKGLGDMAVSSSVGSNIFDITVGLPVPWFLYSVFNGLSPVAVSSNGLFCAIVLLFLMLLFVIISIAVCKWKMNKLLGFTMFALYFVFLIISVMLEDKIISCPVSV
- the SLC24A1 gene encoding sodium/potassium/calcium exchanger 1 isoform X2; translation: MHLPRRRRLQRNRIFFLLAIVLVLSLYQLQFSPSALPAPHTAPQLMDPIKVTSRDLSSNKTAITGNVTAAPKIRHCVYVDPEPTVPITTSVNTPPQQENVSESYPDEKPPYESKGEYPQDLFSVEERRQGWVVLHIFGMVYVFVALAIVCDEYFVPALGVITEKLQISEDVAGATFMAAGGSAPELFTSLIGVFISHSNVGIGTIVGSAVFNILFVIGTCALFSREILHLTWWPLFRDISFYIVDLLMLILFFLDSVIDWWESLLLLTAYATYVFTMKQNVYLEQWVKQELNKKLNAVQAASAEHTRKKSSGAVADDGTKKPTDGRKLQPVSALQRGSSSASLHNSQMRSTIFQLMIHTLDPLAEAKFKDRVDILSNIAKAKVETLAGRGSKPEEEEKKATSTVQVTPASDSEPSKDKQKADVPQDGQPSSDSDTSEDSSSESEEDSDDNSTENDENDEPLSLEWPETRKKQAIYLFLFPIVFPLWSTMPDVRNPDSKKFFVFTFFGSIMWIAVFSYLMVWWAHQVGETIGISEEIMGLTILAAGTSIPDLITSVIVARKGLGDMAVSSSVGSNIFDITVGLPVPWFLYSVFNGLSPVAVSSNGLFCAIVLLFLMLLFVIISIAVCKWKMNKLLGFTMFALYFVFLIISVMLEDKIISCPVSV